TGGCCAGTGCCGCGGCGAAGGCCGATCTCGTCATGTCGCAGTTCACGCTGGACCGGCTGATGGCCGAAGGGGAGCGCGAGGTCGGTGTCTGGACCGACGACATGCGCGACGACTTTGTCGCGCTGCTCGCTGCGAGTCGAGGTCTACTGCAGGTCTGGGAGACGCTGGATCAGCACGGGCTTATCGCGCGCTACCTTCCCGAGTGGGACTACGTGCGCTCCCGTCCTCAGTACAACGCCGTACACCGGTTTACCGTCGATCGACACCTGCTTGAGACGGTGATACAGGTCGATGCAAACAAGCAGTCGGTACGCCGACCTGACTTGCTACTTGTCGCCGCCCTGCTGCACGACATCGGTAAAGGCCAACCCGGCGACCACAGCGAGGCCGGAACGCCAATAGCGGTCGCCATCGCCACTCGGATGGGATTCAGCCCACCGGACGTCAGCGTGATCGCGACCCTCGTGCGCCATCACTTGCTGTTGGCGCACACTGCGGCGCGGCGCGACCTCACCGAACCGCTCACGAGCAAAAACGTCGCGGACACGCTCGGCGAGTCGCGCGAGACGATCGACCTGCTGCAGGCGCTGACCCGGGCCGATGCGCTTGCCACCGGGCCGGGCGTGTGGACGGACTGGAAGTCGACTCTTGTCGACGAACTCGTGCGGCAGGTGCGTGCCCACCATGCCGGTACGCCGGTCAACGCCGCAGTGCTCGCCGACGAGGTGATCGAATCGGTCGACGAGGCCTACCGCGCGGATGCCGACGCGCCGGTTGTCGTGACGATCGCGCCGGCCGACGGCGTCCAGTCGCGGATCGTCGTCGCGGCCCGATCCGCAGACCTGTCGTTGTCGTCTATCACCGGCGTACTTGCCCTTGAGATGCTGGCCATCCGGCGCGCCTCGATTGCGCGCCCCAATGGCATCCCCATTCACGACTTCCTCGTCGAGCCGATGTTCGGGGTCATGCCGACCGAGCGGCACCTGACCCGCACGATGAACCGGGTACGCGATGGTTCGCTCGACGTGTCAGAACGGCTGACCCGCAAGGAAGCCAGCTATGGCAAAGGGGAGCGCTCAGTGCCCGAGCTGCTGTGGTTCGACGACGAGGCGACCGAAGCATCGGTGCTCGAGGTGCGCGCCGTAGACGCCTATGGCCTGCTTTCGCGCATCACTGACGGATTGCAGCGCACCGACCTGCTGGTCCGTTCCGCTGTCGTCGAGACCTACGGTCCCAACGCGGTCGACTCGTTTTACCTGACCACCAGTGACGGCGCGAAGGTGCCACCGGAAGTTCGGGCGGGTGCCGAGGCCGCTATCACGGTCGCCGTGTCGGGTGACCTATAGGGCGGCTTGATACTCGTCGGCTACCCGCATGATGTATTTGCCGTACTCGGACTTGCTGAGCGCCTTGCCGAGCTCGTACGCCGCCTGCGGTTCGATGTACTTCATCCGCATCGCGATTTCTTCGGGGCACGCGATGCGCACGCCTTGCCGGTGCTCGAGTACCTGCACGAACTGGCCGGCCTCCAGGAGACTGTCGTGGGTGCCGGTGTCCAGCCAGGCGAAGCCGCGGCCGAGGTCGACGAGCCGCGCGTCGCCGTACTCGAGGTACTTTTTGTTGACGTCGGTGATCTCCAGCTCGCCCCTGTCGGACGGCTCGAGGTTGGCGGCAATGTCCAGCACTCGGTTGTCGTAGAAGTAAAGACCGGTGATCGCGCGGTTGGACTTCGGCTTCGCGGGCTTCTCTTCAAGCGACAAGAGCTTGCCGTCGGCGTCGGACTCGCCGACGCCGTACCGCTCGGGATCGGTGACCTGGTAGCCGAACAGCGTGCAACCGGCGACGTTTTGCGCCTCGCGCTGCAGCAGGCTGGAGAAGTTCTGCCCATAGAAGATGTTGTCGCCGAGGACGAGCGCCACAGCGTCGTCGCCCACGTGCTCGCGGCCGATGATGAATGCCTCGGCCAGCCCGTTGGGGGCGGCTTGTTCGGCGTACGAGAGCGTGATGCCAAGGTCCGCGCCGTTGCCGAGCAGCCGTTCGAACGACGGCAGATCGTGCGGGGTCGAGATCAGCAGGATGTCCGTGATCCCGGCCAGCATCAATACCGACAGGGGGTAGTAGACCATCGGCTTGTCGTACACCGGCAACAGCTGCTTGCTGGTGGCGCGGGTGATCGGGTGGAGCCGGGTGCCGCTGCCGCCGGCGAGGATGATTCCCTTCACGCGTGTGCCTTCCTGCGCGAGTGTGTCGCGTCTGCTAACAGTCGTTGACGAGTGTGGATCGGGCTGACGAGTCAACCACGCTCCGTTGACTCTAACGGGGACGGGGTGCCATGCCGCGGAGCTCAGCCAGCGGGTTCGACGTTCGGCTGACTCGTGGTGGCGATGCTGGGAAAGTGTCGAGGAACGACGAGCGCCAGGATGAGCGCGGTCGCCACCGCGGCCAGCAACAACCCGATAAACACCGCATGCGTCGAGGCGCTCATCGCAGCCGACTGGCTCTGGCCGTGCTGCTGGCGCAAGACCGTGTTGGTGACGGCGCCGAACACGGCCGCTCCGAGGCTCTGCCCGAGGAAACGAGAAAACATGGCGCCGCCGGTGATGGTGCCACGCTGCGACCAGCCCACGGTGCTTTGGAGGCCGACGAGCAAGGGGGCGACGATCAGCCCCATGCCGGCTCCCATCAACGCGCTGCCGACGATCGGTTGCCATACCTGCGCCTGCGGGCCCATCAAGGTGAACACCACGCCCGAGGCGATCGCGAACCCCGACCCGATTAGCGCGGTATTGCGAAAACCGATCCGCAGGTAGAGGCGCGCGGACAGTCCGGACGCTGTCGGCCAGGTCATGCTCATCACCGCCAGCACGAATCCCGCGGCGACCGGGCTCAGTCCGAGCACCGTCTGGGCCCAGTTGGGCAGGTAGACAGACAGGCCGATCACCATCAGCCCCGCGGTGAGGGTGGCGGCGTACGAGCCGACGTTGACCCGCTTGGTCCACAGCCACATCGGCAGCATCGGCTCGGTCGCGTGACGTTCGACCCAGATCGCGGCCGCACCGGCAACGATGGCCAACGCGAAGGTCACGAAACTGGCCGGTGACAACCAAGCCCACGACGTACCACCTTGTAGCAGCCCGAGGATCAGCAGTCCCGTGGACACCAACACCAGCCCGGCGCCGGCGTAGTCGATTCGGTGTTTACGACGCACGACGTCCTCATGCAGCAGGCGCACGATCAGGAATAGCGCGATCGCACCGATGGGCAGATTGACCAGGAAGATCCAGCGCCACGACGCATACTGCGCGAACAGGCCGCCGATCGCCGGTGCCACGACGGCGGCGATGCCCCACACGCTGGAAAGATAGCCTTGTATCCGGCCCCGTTCCTGGACACTGTAAAGGTCGCCGGCGACGGTGTTGACCGTTGCGCCGATGGACCCCGCACCGATCCCCTGCAGGGCGCGAAAGGCGATCAGCGCCACCATGTTCCATGCTGAGGCCGAGAGCAACGAGCCGACCAGGAACACGATGACGCCGATGACCAAAATCGGCTTGCGTCCGTACAAGTCCGCGAGCTTGCCGTAGATCGGGATCGTGACGGTCTGCGCCAGCAGATAGACAGAGAAGACCCAACCGACCTGCGAGAACCCGCCGAGGTCATCGACGACCTGGGGGATTGCGGTGGCGACGATCGTGGTGTCCATGGCTACCAGGGCCATGGAGAGGATCAGCGCGAACAGTACCGGGGTGCGGTGATCACGCTGCGTTCTTGCCACGAGACCAGAAAACCACGATTCTCATCGGCGCCCAACTGATGCTGGCGATCGGTGTCCGCTAGCGGTAGTTGGTGAACTGAAGGGCGATCCCGAAGTCCTCGCCCTTCAGCATCGAGATGACCTCTTGTAGCGAGTCTTTCTTCTTGGCAGACACGCGCAGTTGGTCGCCCTGGATCTGCGCCTGTACGCCTTTGAGTCCCGCGTCGCGGATCGTCTTGGAAATCTGCTTGGCCTTGTCCGACTCGATGCCCTCGAGAATCGTCGCCGACAGCTTGTATCCCTTGCCGGAGGAAGCGGGCTCTCCAGCATCGAGTGCCTTGAGACTGATTCCACGTTTGATGAGTTTTTCTTTGAAGACCTCCAGGCCGGCGAGGATGCGCTCGTCGGTGTCGGAGGACAGAGCGATTGCGTTGTCGCCGGCCCAGTCGATCCGGGTGTTCGTCCCGCGGAAGTCGAAACGCTGCGAAAGTTCCTTCGCTGCCTGGTTTAGCGCGTTATCCACCTCTTGGCGGTCGACCTTGCTCACGACGTCGAACGATGGGTCTGCCATGTAGATTTCGTCTCCTGTATTGTGTTCCCTCGGACTTAGGGAGTTTACCTTCTGATGGTCTGATGGCAGGTTGCCCGAGTGGCCAAAGGGAGCTGACTGTAAATCAGCCGCGCAAGCTTCGAAGGTTCAAATCCTTCACCTGCCACCCAAATGAGAGCCGGTCGTCACAGCAATGTGGCGGCCGGCTCCTCTGATTCGGCGGCCGGTGCTCAACCCGTTGGCGGCTCCTCGACGGGCCGGGCTGCGGCGTACGTCACAGCGCTTGGTGTCTGAGCGAGTGCGGTGTGTAGAATGAACCGTAGTTGTAGTGTTGCGCGTTTTGTTTTTCAAGCGGCAAAGCCCGAATCCTCGGGAAGTGCCGCTTTTTCTGTAGAAGCCGCTACGTACACCGCGACTTAAGGCTCCGCGAACGTCGGGATCAAGCCTTGAAACAGAAGGATTGCAGATGGCAACAGGCACAGTGAAATGGTTCAACGCTGAAA
This sequence is a window from Antricoccus suffuscus. Protein-coding genes within it:
- a CDS encoding [protein-PII] uridylyltransferase, coding for MPTPSEEVPSIRRLRERLLTDTSVVGPQIRRELTERYDEWLRQITPQRDGIALVAVGSYGRAELAPYSDLDLLLLHHKRSVAVSSIADRIWYPIWDAGLGLDHSVRTVDETVALAADDIKVMLGMLDIRYIAGDRVIADEAGTAISQAWRTTGARRAMELRAMARERQEQFGSAAYLLEPNLKQSYGGLRDGAILRALARAQLIDIRPNVQQARELLLDVRAEVHRVAGRAADVLRAQDRGGIAQSLGFESGDTLLRSVNDAARSIGHASDMAFRRAAADRPASLTLRARLRMPTQRVTAQRIGLAKDVVSHNGEVVLARDARPATDRGLPIRMASAAAKADLVMSQFTLDRLMAEGEREVGVWTDDMRDDFVALLAASRGLLQVWETLDQHGLIARYLPEWDYVRSRPQYNAVHRFTVDRHLLETVIQVDANKQSVRRPDLLLVAALLHDIGKGQPGDHSEAGTPIAVAIATRMGFSPPDVSVIATLVRHHLLLAHTAARRDLTEPLTSKNVADTLGESRETIDLLQALTRADALATGPGVWTDWKSTLVDELVRQVRAHHAGTPVNAAVLADEVIESVDEAYRADADAPVVVTIAPADGVQSRIVVAARSADLSLSSITGVLALEMLAIRRASIARPNGIPIHDFLVEPMFGVMPTERHLTRTMNRVRDGSLDVSERLTRKEASYGKGERSVPELLWFDDEATEASVLEVRAVDAYGLLSRITDGLQRTDLLVRSAVVETYGPNAVDSFYLTTSDGAKVPPEVRAGAEAAITVAVSGDL
- the rfbA gene encoding glucose-1-phosphate thymidylyltransferase RfbA; translated protein: MKGIILAGGSGTRLHPITRATSKQLLPVYDKPMVYYPLSVLMLAGITDILLISTPHDLPSFERLLGNGADLGITLSYAEQAAPNGLAEAFIIGREHVGDDAVALVLGDNIFYGQNFSSLLQREAQNVAGCTLFGYQVTDPERYGVGESDADGKLLSLEEKPAKPKSNRAITGLYFYDNRVLDIAANLEPSDRGELEITDVNKKYLEYGDARLVDLGRGFAWLDTGTHDSLLEAGQFVQVLEHRQGVRIACPEEIAMRMKYIEPQAAYELGKALSKSEYGKYIMRVADEYQAAL
- a CDS encoding MDR family MFS transporter, with amino-acid sequence MARTQRDHRTPVLFALILSMALVAMDTTIVATAIPQVVDDLGGFSQVGWVFSVYLLAQTVTIPIYGKLADLYGRKPILVIGVIVFLVGSLLSASAWNMVALIAFRALQGIGAGSIGATVNTVAGDLYSVQERGRIQGYLSSVWGIAAVVAPAIGGLFAQYASWRWIFLVNLPIGAIALFLIVRLLHEDVVRRKHRIDYAGAGLVLVSTGLLILGLLQGGTSWAWLSPASFVTFALAIVAGAAAIWVERHATEPMLPMWLWTKRVNVGSYAATLTAGLMVIGLSVYLPNWAQTVLGLSPVAAGFVLAVMSMTWPTASGLSARLYLRIGFRNTALIGSGFAIASGVVFTLMGPQAQVWQPIVGSALMGAGMGLIVAPLLVGLQSTVGWSQRGTITGGAMFSRFLGQSLGAAVFGAVTNTVLRQQHGQSQSAAMSASTHAVFIGLLLAAVATALILALVVPRHFPSIATTSQPNVEPAG
- a CDS encoding YajQ family cyclic di-GMP-binding protein, yielding MADPSFDVVSKVDRQEVDNALNQAAKELSQRFDFRGTNTRIDWAGDNAIALSSDTDERILAGLEVFKEKLIKRGISLKALDAGEPASSGKGYKLSATILEGIESDKAKQISKTIRDAGLKGVQAQIQGDQLRVSAKKKDSLQEVISMLKGEDFGIALQFTNYR